A DNA window from Daucus carota subsp. sativus chromosome 3, DH1 v3.0, whole genome shotgun sequence contains the following coding sequences:
- the LOC108213814 gene encoding casparian strip membrane protein 3, producing the protein MDSSQKSGEMAININETKSAEIKPSKSKSGKGKAAALGPPIIVAATKATSDPKGGWKRGVGIFDFVLRLAAIGAALAATATMGTTDQTLPFFTQFLQFQASYDDLPAFTYFVIANGVASAYLVLSLPFSIVCIVRPHVVGARLLLLILDTVMVALTTSGAAAAASIVYLAHNGNPNTNWNAICQQFNDFCQRVSGAVVASFITALIFVFLVVLSAVALRRN; encoded by the exons ATGGATTCTTCACAGAAGAGCGGAGAAATGGcgattaatattaatgaaacaAAATCCGCAGAGATAAAACCTTCCAAATCAAAATCCGGCAAAGGGAAAGCTGCTGCTCTCGGTCCTCCTATCATCGTAGCTGCAACAAAAGCCACCAGTGATCCGAAAGGCGGGTGGAAAAGAGGCGTGGGGATCTTCGACTTCGTGTTGAGATTGGCTGCCATTGGTGCAGCTTTAGCTGCAACTGCTACTATGGGAACCACTGATCAGACTCTCCCGTTCTTCACTCAGTTCCTTCAGTTTCAAGCTAGCTATGATGACCTCCCCGCTTTCAC GTATTTCGTTATTGCAAACGGGGTAGCTAGCGCATACCTAGTTCTCTCACTGCCGTTCTCCATTGTTTGCATCGTTCGTCCACATGTAGTAGGAGCAAGGCTTCTCCTTCTGATCTTAGACACT gTGATGGTAGCTCTGACCACATCTGGTGCTGCAGCTGCTGCTTCCATAGTTTATTTGGCACACAATGGGAATCCGAACACAAACTGGAACGCGATATGTCAGCAGTTCAATGACTTCTGTCAGAGGGTGAGTGGAGCAGTGGTGGCATCCTTCATCACAGCTCTCATCTTCGTGTTTCTTGTTGTCTTGTCTGCAGTGGCTCTTCGAAGAAACTGA
- the LOC108212813 gene encoding cytochrome P450 94A2-like, whose protein sequence is MSNSANSGIIPPSYPLIGSLPAILANRNRPIQWTSDILLASPSSTFILQRPFGEQSVLTANPVNVKHMLETNFRVYQKGEAFRTTLSDLFGEGMFLSDGEKWKSQRQAMSHAFDSEAFFNYYQILVSTKLNEDLLPILSSAAANETTLDLQDILERFDLDTICQVACGYEAKSLEPSLQFSEIKQAFHDSLRIINQRLTELSALVWKTKKLLNVGSEKTLREGITRIRNLITDRVANKMEEYNKNSSLESLDFLSLLIMSGQCDKKFLEDSVINFILAGLESTSAVLTWYFWLLSSNLDVENKILEEIKVSSEDSANLVYIYASIYESMRLYPSVPVDSREAIEDDEFPDGTKVKKCSRVSYHNYAMGRSENLWGAEWPSFNPDRWLAKNEDTGKMTLILRDSFSYPEFHAGPRACMGKDMAIWKMKTVAAGILKQFHVVSALEEGVEPNYISFFNSKMEGGFPVNIKERA, encoded by the coding sequence ATGTCGAATTCTGCAAACTCCGGTATAATTCCACCATCGTACCCTTTAATCGGCTCTCTTCCGGCAATCTTAGCGAATCGAAACCGGCCGATCCAATGGACATCCGACATTCTTTTGGCTTCACCCTCTTCAACTTTCATCCTTCAGCGTCCATTCGGCGAACAGAGTGTCTTGACAGCAAACCCTGTCAATGTCAAGCACATGTTGGAGACCAACTTCAGAGTCTACCAAAAGGGTGAAGCCTTTCGGACCACTTTATCAGACTTATTCGGTGAAGGCATGTTCCTGTCGGATGGCGAAAAGTGGAAGTCACAGCGACAGGCTATGAGCCATGCATTCGACAGTGAAGCATTCTTCAACTACTATCAAATCTTGGTTTCTACTAAGCTAAATGAAGACCTCCTTCCTATCTTATCATCTGCAGCTGCTAATGAAACAACTCTGGATCTTCAGGACATTCTTGAGAGGTTCGATTTGGACACAATCTGCCAGGTTGCTTGTGGATATGAGGCCAAGTCATTAGAGCCATCACTACAGTTCTCTGAAATAAAACAGGCTTTTCATGATTCATTAAGGATAATCAATCAAAGACTTACTGAACTTTCAGCTCTGGTTTGGAAAACTAAGAAGCTACTGAATGTAGGATCTGAGAAGACGCTCCGGGAGGGGATTACGCGGATCAGAAACCTCATCACAGACAGAGTCGCAAACAAGATGGAAGAATACAACAAGAATAGCTCACTGGAATCCCTCGATTTCTTATCTTTGTTGATAATGTCCGGCCAGTGTGACAAAAAGTTTCTTGAGGATTCAGTTATCAACTTCATTCTTGCTGGTCTGGAGTCGACCTCGGCTGTACTAACATGGTATTTCTGGTTATTATCTAGCAACCTAGATGTGGAAAACAAGATTCTGGAAGAAATTAAGGTGTCTTCAGAAGACAGTGCCAACTTAGTTTACATTTATGCTTCCATTTACGAAAGCATGAGGCTCTATCCCTCTGTTCCAGTCGACTCCAGGGAAGCCATAGAAGATGACGAATTCCCTGATGGCACGAAGGTGAAGAAATGCTCAAGAGTAAGTTATCATAATTACGCGATGGGAAGGTCTGAAAATTTGTGGGGAGCCGAATGGCCATCTTTCAACCCTGACCGATGGTTAGCTAAAAATGAGGATACCGGGAAAATGACTTTGATACTAAGAGACTCTTTTAGCTACCCAGAATTCCACGCAGGGCCTAGAGCTTGTATGGGCAAGGACATGGCTATCTGGAAGATGAAGACTGTAGCCGCTGGTATTCTAAAGCAGTTTCATGTGGTGTCTGCCCTAGAGGAAGGAGTTGAACCAAACTATATTTCTTTCTTCAATTCTAAGATGGAAGGTGGGTTTCCAGTGAATATTAAAGAAAGGGCTTAG
- the LOC108214492 gene encoding OVARIAN TUMOR DOMAIN-containing deubiquitinating enzyme 6 — MTRILVQRGSNKGERAGPSSSGPSQNSAVTSEVEIVEEVQEKDFAEEVSGIGSGDESKVVQSDESLGQVDKDDEEVLDKEKAGEDVVRDLTQRSGGLRIVEEERQIGTGMGCSHPPPPPVPPPKPFSGNVNPRRFSSGSSNATRSGSSRRATPWPVVPTRTSPTGSRPTSPRSHCENEGYNSADEQSPRFGSSYSDAEREHQFEIDLRRATGLEVKRMLEDGNCLFRAVADQVYGDSELYDLVRQMCIDYMERERDHFSQFITEGFISYCKRKRRDKVYGNNMEIQAFCEMYNRPIHIYSYSAEPINIFQGSYNTDTPPIRLSYHHGNHYNSLVDPRRVTVGAGLGFSSLRGSNVDKDQVSAAIKAQQEQQIDNALLAEGRFYSDLELTEKEMERMVMEASRAEYLAEDKFKQVGRRESSTSAAGAEPSSSGARPSGSKTNAEGGNEHGLPTTVLTNSMQMVLAMGFSYLQVIEAYSIFGEDVDSMVCYLLETSSSSRRKGKATE, encoded by the exons ATGACTCGAATTTTGGTTCAGAGAGGTTCTAATAAGGGTGAGAGGGCTGGTCCGTCTTCTTCTGGTCCTTCCCAGAATTCGGCTGTTACTTCGGAAGTGGAAATTGTTGAGGAAGTTCAAGAAAAGGATTTTGCTGAGGAGGTTTCTGGAATAGGAAGTGGAGATGAGAGTAAGGTTGTGCAAAGTGATGAATCTTTAGGGCAGGTTGATAAGGATGATGAGGAGGTTCTTGATAAAGAGAAGGCTGGGGAAGATGTTGTTCGGGATTTGACGCAACGAAGTGGTGGTTTGAGGATTGTGGAGGAGGAAAGGCAGATCGGGACAGGGATGGGATGTTCCCACCCTCCTCCTCCTCCAGTGCCACCGCCTAAACCTTTTTCTGGAAATGTCAATCCGAGGAGGTTTTCATCGGGTTCCTCAAACGCGACAAGGAGTGGATCTTCTAGGAGAGCGACACCATGGCCGGTTGTTCCAACCAGGACCTCACCAACTGGATCTCGGCCTACTTCTCCTAGGTCTCATTGTGAGAATGAGGGCTATAATAGTGCCGATGAACAGAGTCCACGTTTCGGATCCTCTTACAGCGATGCA GAGAGAGAACACCAGTTTGAGATTGATTTAAGACGTGCAACAGGTTTAGAAGTGAAAAGAATGTTAGAGGATGGCAACTGCCTCTTTCGGGCTGTTGCAGATCAAGTTTACGGTGATTCTGAGTTGTATGATCTGGTCAGACAAATGTGCATTGATTATATG gagagagaaagagatcaCTTTTCTCAATTTATAACTGAAGGCTTCATTTCTTATTGCAAGAGAAAGAGAAGGGACAAG GTTTATGGAAACAATATGGAAATTCAAGCTTTTTGTGAGATGTATAATCGGCCTATTCACATCTATTCTTATAGTGCAG AGCCTATCAACATATTTCAAGGAAGCTACAATACTGACACTCCTCCTATAAGACTAAGCTACCATCATGGGAATCATTACAATTCACTTGTTGATCCACGACGAGTGACGGTTGGTGCTGGACTTGGATTTAGTAGTCTGCGAGGA TCAAACGTTGACAAGGATCAGGTATCAGCTGCAATAAAAGCTCAGCAAGAACAACAGATTGATAAT GCACTGCTAGCAGAGGGACGTTTCTATTCAGATCTGGAGCTGACCGAGAAAGAAATGGAACGCATGGTGATGGAAGCTTCTAGGGCTGAGTATCTTGCTGAGGACAAGTTCAAGCAAGTTGGACGAAGAGAATCCTCTACTTCTGCTGCTGGTGCTGAACCATCATCATCTGGTGCTA GACCATCTGGGAGCAAAACCAATGCTGAAGGTGGGAACGAGCATGGATTACCAACTACTGTACTGACCAACAGCATGCAGATGGTACTAGCTATGGGATTCAGCTATCTTCAAGTGATCGAGGCATACAGCATTTTTGGGGAAGATGTTGATTCTATGGTATGTTATCTATTAGAGACTAGCAGTAGCAGCAGGCGGAAGGGCAAAGCAACTGAATGA